ATCAGTGGCATCCGACTGAGTCAACGACTGAGCGGCAGCGAATGGAGAATGCAGTAAGACGAGCCCCAGCAGGAGATGTTTCATAGCAGGTGACTCCGTGGTTTTTCGTGAAGAAGATCCGGAACCTTTACGATGGCCATCCGAGGCGTTCGTACAGAAATTTACGATTCGTCAAACGCCTTCGTGATTTCTGTAATCGCCTGCTTGCCGTCGCCGAACAGCATCAATGCATTGTCGGCCGCAAACAGCGGATTCGCGATGCCCGCAAACCCGGGACTGAGGCTGCGTTTGACGACAACGACCGTGCGAGCCTTATCGACGTCGATTATCGGCATGCCGGCGATCGGACTGTTTGGGTCTGTGCGAGCCAGCGGGTTGACCACATCGTTGGCGCCGAGAACAATTGCGACGTCAACCTGGTCCATCATCGAATTCACTTCTTCCATTTCTTTCAGGCGTTCGTAGTCGATGTCTGCCTCGGCCAGCAGCACATTCATGTGTCCTGGCATACGGCCCGCCACCGGGTGAATGCCAAACTGAACGTCGATGTCCTTTTCAAGAAGCTTGTTCGTGAGATCGCGGACTGCGTGCTGCGCCTGAGCGACCGCCATGCCGTAGCCTGGCACAATCACAACCGTCTGAGCGACCTCAAGCATCATCGCGACTTCGTCAGCCGACGTGGATTTGACGTTCGCGTAGACGTCGTCGTCAGACTGCGAACTTCCGCCAGACTGCATCGTGCCAAACAACACAGCCCACAACGAACGGTTCATCGCGTCGCACATGATGCGAGTCAGAATCAACCCCGATGCTCCGACCAGCGAGCCCGCGATAATCAACAGATTGTTGTTCAGCACGAAGCCTGTCGCAGAAGCTGCCAGTCCGGAATACGAATTCAACAACGCAATCACGACCGGCATGTCGGCACCACCAATCGAAATCACCAGCAAAATCCCCAGCCCTGTCGCCAACGCAGCCATTAACCAATACCAAAGATTGGCGTGCCCCGGCTGCTGCACGACCAGAACGCCAACACCAATCGATGCGAGCGCCAAAACCAGATTCAGAATCTTCTGACCAGGAAATGAAACGTCCTTGATGAACTTCAGTTCCTGCAACTTCGCGAAGGCAACAAGACTTCCTGAAAGAGTGATCGCGCCGATCAGTCCGGACGCTGCCGTGGCTGTCAGCACATCTGAAAAATGATCTCCGCTGGCCAGTCTCGCTGCGAATTCGTTGCCGGCAAGATACGCTCCCGCGACTAACACGGATGCTCCGCCACCGAGCCCGTTGAATAGCGCCACCAGTTGCGGCATCGCGGTCATTTCAATCTTCAATGCCAGCACAACACCAGCGGCCGATCCGATTGCGATGGCAACCAGAAGCCCGGTCACGCTGATGACGTCCTGATGCAGCATCGTCACAACGACAGCGATAAACATCGCCAGCGCACCGATCAGGTTGCCTCGCACGGCCGTACGAGGCTTTGTCAAACCCTTCAGCCCGATCACAAACAGAATCGCGGCGACAAGGTAA
This DNA window, taken from Fuerstiella marisgermanici, encodes the following:
- a CDS encoding NAD(P)(+) transhydrogenase (Re/Si-specific) subunit beta gives rise to the protein MKPDLIDLIYLVAAILFVIGLKGLTKPRTAVRGNLIGALAMFIAVVVTMLHQDVISVTGLLVAIAIGSAAGVVLALKIEMTAMPQLVALFNGLGGGASVLVAGAYLAGNEFAARLASGDHFSDVLTATAASGLIGAITLSGSLVAFAKLQELKFIKDVSFPGQKILNLVLALASIGVGVLVVQQPGHANLWYWLMAALATGLGILLVISIGGADMPVVIALLNSYSGLAASATGFVLNNNLLIIAGSLVGASGLILTRIMCDAMNRSLWAVLFGTMQSGGSSQSDDDVYANVKSTSADEVAMMLEVAQTVVIVPGYGMAVAQAQHAVRDLTNKLLEKDIDVQFGIHPVAGRMPGHMNVLLAEADIDYERLKEMEEVNSMMDQVDVAIVLGANDVVNPLARTDPNSPIAGMPIIDVDKARTVVVVKRSLSPGFAGIANPLFAADNALMLFGDGKQAITEITKAFDES